The sequence GAAACCCAGGCTTCGGACGTTTCGGCTTATATCCCGACCAACGTGATTTCGATCACCGACGGTCAGATCTTCCTGGAAACGGAACTGTTCTATCAGGGCATCCGGCCAGCCGTGAACGTTGGTATTTCGGTGTCTCGTGTCGGTTCTGCCGCCCAGGTCAAGGCCATGAAGAAAGTTTCCGGCTCGATCAAGCTGGAACTGGCCCAGTACCGTGAAATGGCTGCGTTCGCGCAGTTTGCCTCCGATCTTGATGCCTCGACCCAGCGTTTGCTGGCCCGTGGTGCCCGTTTGACGGAAGTTCTCAAGCAGGGCCAGTTCGTGCCTTACCCCGTTGAAGAGCAGGTTGTCGTCATTTTTGCCGGTGTTAATGGCTATCTTGATGGTATCGGGACGGGCGACGTCACCCGCTTTGAGCAATCGCTGCTTGATGATGTGCGCGCCAACGGCACAGGCATCCTTGCAGCCATTCGTGATAGCGGTGACCTGAGCCAGGAGACCGAGGACAAGCTCAAGGATTTCCTTGAAAAATTCACCAAGGCATTTGCTTAAGGGCGCACCGTCTTATGGCTAACCTGAAAGACCTGAGAATCCGGATCAACAGCGTCAAATCGACGCGTAAGATCACGTCGGCCATGAAAATGGTTGCCGCATCGAAGCTCAAACGGGCCCAAAGTGCTGCGGAAGAAGGTCGTCCTTATGCCGAACGCATGGAACGGATGCTGGGGGAATTGACTTCCAGCCTGTCGACCATGGACGGCGCGCCGAAACTGCTTTCGGGTAGCGGTGCCGATGATACCCACCTGATCGTCGCCATCACCGCTGATCGTGGCCTGTGCGGCGGTTTTAACGGATCGATCATCCGCGAAGCCAGGCGTCAGGTAATCGATTTGCAGGCGCAAGGTAAAAAAGTCAAAATTCTTTGCCTTGGTCGCAAGGGCCGCGATGGCCTGAACCGGAATTTCCCCAACGATATCATCGATACCCTGGAAGGCCTGACCAAGACAGGCGTCGAATACAACATGGTTAGCGATGTGGCGGTCAATCTGGTCGAACGTTTCGAGGCCGAAGAATTTGACATCTGCACCATCATCTACAACCGTTTTGTTTCGGCGA comes from Rhodospirillaceae bacterium and encodes:
- a CDS encoding F0F1 ATP synthase subunit gamma, giving the protein MANLKDLRIRINSVKSTRKITSAMKMVAASKLKRAQSAAEEGRPYAERMERMLGELTSSLSTMDGAPKLLSGSGADDTHLIVAITADRGLCGGFNGSIIREARRQVIDLQAQGKKVKILCLGRKGRDGLNRNFPNDIIDTLEGLTKTGVEYNMVSDVAVNLVERFEAEEFDICTIIYNRFVSAISQDVTVQQVIPFPVPEVDEQDAAADKSQNAMYLMEPSEEEILDELLPRNLSVQLFRALLESNASEHGARMSAMDNATRNAGDMLDDLTMTYNRTRQAVITSELIEIISGAEAL